aaatgtgatatattatgtgggacggatgaaaatggaaaaatgtgacaaaattttagagacggagagaatatcaattattctcttttctgTACGCAGATAAACCACCGGAGATGGATGATTACATATAACACCCTACTAATTTTTCTAGTCACTTTATAATACTTAAGACTGATATTTTCTGTACGCAAATAAACCACCGGAGATGGATGATTACATATAACACCCTACTAATTTTTCTAGTCACTTTATAATACTTAGACTGATATTCATGAATAGACGGAGAGTACTAAATTTCGCAGTGCTAAATTGCCACCTTCTTTTAGTATTAATAATACTGGGGAgggatcaattgctaactaatcacttaattgctaactacaactaatctAAGGTcatgagattttagaaaatgtgtggtctacaatttgccacgtgtaattttcgtttttattaataaaatcaaaaaagataaaaaaaaaacgtcaaattagggttttagatgaaaatgtcaatatagtgtttcgaaaatatcaacacaatgctttgagaatgtcaacacaatgctttaagaatgttaacccattgcttatattgacattctacatgtattatattgacatattttatatattatgttgacatttctgctttacgaaaaaattgaaaatattttgaattttttttaaaatttgacgtcggaacatatgcatgtatgatatcgttggaatccttataaaattatctttaatttgatatatgttatatgaatttaacgttttgggatttcttttaaaagttagttttaactaaacatgtagttaattaacattaatacccctattgatattttatggaattaatcatatggctttattgacattttttgttgatcgtattgatatttcgtggttgatgatctaggcccttaatttgaatatctaatggctattatttagttataattagcaattaagtattgaattagcaatataacactcccctaataatactaatattatattcCATTTAATAACGTGATTGTATATTATAGAATGTATATATTCTACACGCGACAATGTATTTAATGCTAGCACGTCATTTGGTGAAAAAAAACAACTGAAAGTATCTAATTTTACAACCGAATCATTAAATATGACACAATTGAAGTGGAAGATTACTCCCTTGAATACGTGTGTGCATACGTATATAGTTGATATTCCTTATTCACCAAAGAGATGTATTTGAAATAGAAAGATAAATAGATTTCTTCGTCTCCTTACTTTAATATTCATGTTTCAATACTTTTGTAtagcaaaatcaaatacagTATATTTATTCGGTCGGGTTCTTAACTTAGAAAGTTGATGTTTCATGGCCGAATTAAATGATTCTTTTATTTCGTGACCAGTTAACACAAAATACATTGAGTTCAAGAGATAGTGTCGAAACATATATGTTTATAAGGGTTTTGACCCCTAATATCACcaaactttcaaaaaatttgttttttattaccaattttaaatttgatatttaataTCACCAATTTTAATGGTCGGTGTAATTTCATACCCAAGCTGAGGTGGCAAAAGACTGCCTATGTGGATTGCCGGAAAGTTTACATAGAATTCGCCAGCATTTAACTAAAACGACATCGTTTTAATCAGTGAAATTTGCACTCTTATTTAAAGAAAACGATGCCGTTTTGAATTCTTCATTCTAAACCTAGATTTTGTACCTGCCcgattttttctttcttcaaaaCGTTTTTTAGTGTAGAATTAGTAcatgtaatttaaaattgctaactagattcaattttttccaaCTCAGTATTTACCACATTTCGATTTGGCCGGAACATTTTCGTAGGTGTcaaatttagtaaatattGAAGTTAGTAATATTATATGTCAAGTTCAAAGTTGGtgataaaaaacaattttttttgaaagtttgGTGATATTAGGTGCCAATACCCCTTatgtatactttttttttccattaaaaatgaaacgttttttctttttaagttgtcatattaaaaatgaaacgtttcctaaaatgaagACAACATTATgtctactttttcatttctcttactttattcgctcataaaacaacactacataaaatcctaCGCCGAAAACCAAAAGTTTCAATTcaaatgggacggaggaaatatttgTTGTCCACTtttacaaataagaaaataaagaaaggcatatttttatgagaaagAATGCAATAAATGCAGCGGGTAATAGGGAAAGGTGGAGTAGTCTGATGAAGCAACACCTCCTAGCTTACGCAACACTCATTTATTTCCCATTGTcctatctctctttctctctatttataCCTTCACCATGCACCTTGCTCTCTTCACTTCTGCTGAGAGAAGATGGCTGACCTCGAAGCTCAGAATCGCCACCCCCAAATTTCTCCTCCCATTTTTGCTCGAGCCAATATTCCCCTCACTCTCAaggtaataatataatttttttttcacatgcATGAACTGTTGATGGTTTATTATATGTCTATGGTGTTCTTTTTTTGGggataaagaaaattattgagTTTAATATACGCGTCATTATTCATGAACAATCTTTTGAAATCCATAACGACATGTTGGTGATTGTTACTCTTCTATAGATGAGCGGGTTACTCTCCTCCTTTAAGGCCTTTTAAGGAGGTGAGTGGCCTATTTCTAACATGTTATCTTTATTGTAAGTTTGGAAGACTAGCAGATCTAGCTCATAATATATCCCAAATAAATGTGTTCTTATAATCTTATTGCAATATTCACGTTTGTAATGCAAAAGGTGTTATGGCCTAGCGGTTCCTTTAccaacaatttttatatttgcagGTCGTTTTTATGttctttctatttaatttttaagtattaggtagtttatatatttattgtatttatttttaactgatttatattttaatgtatttgtaTGAAttagattttcttttttgtattttctattttagatactcctttcgtctcactaagagtcatattttgttatttttgtctgtcccacaataagagtcttatttcacttttatcatagaTGGTAAATAGGTCACACATTTcacttatatttattataaaactgaTACTATATGTAAGTGAGACTCACATTTCAATAACTGATTCAACACACTTTTctatacatttcttaaattcgtgtccaaattaaataagacTCCTATtattggacggagggagtattaggtagttacaatttattttaattttaactagtagtaatattttaatactttggTACGAATTCGAGAATTTAATTTGCGGTCatgtttacttttttatatattagatagtttaaattttttgtggtTATAGTAGTTAGTTTTTAtgtaatgaaattttttgtttaattattctgtagtaaatatattttgtattttggaGCATAACTTTAAAAGGACGAGTGACCCATTTTTTACACAATCTACCTATCACGAATTAATAGTCGAGATAGTCCTGTCatctttgtttcttttgtttatatgTTGTTACAATACATGCATATGAACTATTAATGGTTCATTATATGTCTAGGTATTTCCTGCTTTGGGCAAAGAACATTACAGAgtttaatttactaaattagTAGTCATTATTTATGAGCAATCCATCTAAGTCATATTAATAGTTGATATAATCCTATCATCTTTTTACATTTGTCTATATGTTGTTATCATACACGCATGAACAATTAAAGAGTCTCTATTCATTACAATGAACCGTAGCTCAGTAACACGCTTCCCCTCTAACCAATTGGTCGAGGTCTGAGTCATCATGGGTGTAGGTGGGAAACCATTGTTGatcttcttaaaaaaaaaaaaatcgttaTTCTTACATATTAATTCGAATGCAAATGCAGTTTGATGAGGTTGTGTACAAGATCAGAATCCAGCCGGCGGGAGGCTTGtttaagaagaaaacaaaatcagaaaagAGGGTAATATTAAACGGAGTCTCGGGCAGCGTTTTTCCCGGTGAAATGCTGGCAATGCTGGGGCCCTCGGGCAGTGGCAAGACAACGCTGCTGACGGCCCTCGGCGGCCGGCTAGGGGGCGACCTCACCGGCAACATTACCTACAATGACAGGCCGTTCTCCAACGCGATGAAGCGCAATATCGGCTTTGTCACCCAAGACGACGTGCTCTACCCTAACCTGACCGTCACAGAGACGCTAGTCTACACTGCCCTACTGCGCCTGCCCCATTCCTTCACCAAGGCCGAGAAGGCTGAGCACGCGGAGGCTGTGATAGCGCACCTCGGGCTGACGAGGTGCAGGAATAGCATCATAGGAGGGCCATTCCTTAGGGGGGTGTCCGGGGGCGAGAGGAAACGCGTCAGCATTGGGCAGGAGATGCTTATTAACCCGAGCTTGTTGTTTCTTGATGAGCCTACATCTGGTTTAGACTCCACCACCGCGCAGAAGATCGTGTCTACGCTGTGGGAGCTGGCGAATGGGGCCCGCACGGTCGTGATGACCATTCACCAGCCCTCGAGCAGGCTGTTTTACATGTTTCACAAGGTTCTCTTGATGTCGGAAGGGAACCCTTTGTACTTCGGCAAAGGAGCTGATGTTTTGACCTATTTTTCGAGTGTTGGCTTTTCGCTTAGTGTTGCCATGAATCCGGCTGATTTCTTGCTTGATCTTGCCAATGGTTGGTGTAATtccttgtttttctttcttgatcTTGCTTCAGTACTTGAATctattgctttttttttcgtaGGAGTTGCAACGGCAGATACGAATGAAGATCAAGAAGCGGTAAAGCAGAGTTTGGTGAAAGCTTATAAAACACAACTATCAAAGGTTGTGAAGATGGAGCTTGCTGTGGATGGCAGTCTTCACACTTCATCAAATGATAGGATGCTCAAGGGTTGGTCAAATACATGGTTGGATCAATTCTCAGTCTTGCTTAGGAGAGGaatcaaagaaagaaaacaccAGTTTTTCTCAACAATCAAGATTGTACAAGTTTTGATAGTTGCTTTTTTAATTGGAATCTATTGGTGGCAGTCCACCATCAATCACTTGCAAGACCAGGTTAGgcacataaattttttgaaattttcgattttttgaGTTTTCAGTTTGGCTGGAAGGGGCTTTTgcataaatactactccctacGTCCCCCATTAATTGAAGACGTTTTATTGGTGGGGCTTAAGCGCCCCACCAACCCTCAATTGTGTGCGATGGTCTGACACAAGTTTTTATGATCGATAATGCAGGTCGGGCTCTTAttcttcatctcaaatttTTGGGGGTTATACCCCCTATTCCAGGCCCTCTTTACTATCCCTAAAGAACGCATGATGCTAACGAAAGAGAGGACCTCAGGCATGTACCGTCTCTCCTCGTTCTTCATGGCCCTAACCATAGGCGACCTACCCATGGAGCTAGTCCTCCCCACCGTCTTCTATGCCATAGTCTATTGGATGGCAGGCCTCAAGCCTACTGCCGGGGCCTTCTTCTCAGGCCTGTTTGTGATCCTCTACAACGTGTTGATCTCCCAGGGACTTGGGCTGGCTATTGGGGCTGTGGTGATGGACCAACAGACAGCCACTACATTTGGGTCCGTGATCATGTTAGCCTTCGGCTTGGGCAGTGGCTTTTATGTGCAGCACGTCCCCGTCTTCATAGCTTGGGTCAAGTACATTTCGATCAACCAATACTCACTCAAGCTTCTGCTAGCGTCACAGTACAAGTATGATCAGACCTACGATTGTGGTATGAATAAGACTTGCCTTGTCAGGGATTTTCCCTCGGTAAAATCGGTGGGGATTAGCACGTCAGGGACCATTTTGTCAGTGGGTGCCATGGCTGTGATGCTTGTGTTCTACAGACTTGTAACTTATCTTGCTCTCATGAGAGTTGGTGTCACCAGAAATTAGGCCTCTTTTTTTAAGGAATCACAGTTGCATTAACATCAAGCCTTTCAGAAGTGctgatttgaataaataaatacattttttGTTACTTCTGAGTTAATGTTTTACTATATCTGTTTAGATTTAAATGTCTATGTTTGGAATTAAAGAGTGCAGATTTTGCTCCATTTTGTTTCCCTCATAACTCATTAGATgtcattttgcatattttggaGAAGATTATATGTGTTGTTTTCTTGTAACAATAAACCCCAAATCAAGAGAATTTTGAGGTGTGAAGATTGAAGAGcagtgatattttattctctcaatGTAGAAATTCAATGGGAGAATCGGTTGTTTTATTCTGTCTGTCAATGATACATAAATTACAAGAATATATAGGCTAGAATATCACTACACATGGTAAAtctaatttacaataattgCTATTCTATATAAGGCACAATATTCTCCCATATCAAATGCATATAATTTCCCTGATCTTTCGTGATATTTCTtctaacactccccctcaagctAAGTAATGGGATTCCCAATGCTTAGCTTGCATAGTACTTCTTGGAATGACTTCGAATTCACTGCCTTTGTCAAGATATCCGCCAACTGATCTTCAGATTTGACATACGACATTTCCACCACTTTTGCTTCAATGTTCTCCTTGATAAAGTGTCTGTCTACCTCCACATGTTTGGTTCTATCATGTTGCACCGGATTCTCCGAGATACTAATGGCCGCTAGTTGTCACAAAACAATCTACAAGGAAGGGCAGGTCGAAGATCCAATTCCGTCATCAGTCTTAGCAGCCATAATATCTCTGTCAGTCCACTTTTGATTCCTCTAAACTCTGCCTCTGCGCTAGAAAGTGCTACTACCTTTTGCTTCTTACTTCTCCATGTTACAAGATTCCTGTCCACAAATGTGAAATACCCTCCGGTCGATTTCCTATCATTTGGATTCCCTGCCCAGTCAGCATCAGTAAAACCATGTATCTCCATGTGTCCATGCTTCTCAAACATAAGTCCATGTTCAGTTGTTCCTTTCAGATACCGCACTATTCTCAAAACCGCCTCCCAATGTGCTTCTTGCGGTGCATGCAAAAAAACTGACTTACTACTCCAACTGCATACGCAATATCTGGTCTAGTATTAGATAAATAGATAAGTTTCCCGACTAACCTCTGATATCTCCCCCTGTCGGTCGACTTTGCTCCCTACACTATCTGCAATCCATGATTCTGCACCATAGGAGTATCTGTGGGCTTACAATCGATCATCCCTATCTCGGCCAACAAGTCAAGTATATACTTTCTCTGATTTATGAAGATTCCCTTCTTTGACCTTAGCATCTCTATCTCCAGTATTTGAGGAGACCAAGatccttcatttcaaactAATGGAATAAGTTCTTCCTCAATTCGACTatctcttcctcatcatctCCAGTAATGATCATGTCGTCTACATATACAATCAGGCATGTGATCTTTCCTCCTCTTTTCTTGATAAACAAAGTATGGTCCGCATTACTCTGTTCATATTCgtacttcttcatcacttTTGTAAATCTCCCAAACCACGCTCGAGGCGATTGTTTCAACCCGTATAGTGTCTTCTTGAGCTGGCAAACTTCCCCATCTACAAAATCTCCTGTGAAATCAGGTGGTGGTTCCATAAATACTGGCTTGGGTAACTCTCCGTGCAGGAATGCATTTGTCACATCAAACTGGTGGAGCGGCCAATCCTTATTTGCAGCAATCGAGAATAAAACCCGCACGGTATTGATCTTAGCAACCAGAGAGAACGTCTCAGCATAGTCCACGTCATACGTCTGAGTCTATTGTCTCATCTGGCCTTCTCTTTATCGTGAATACCCATCTGCATCTGACAATTCTAGCTCCTTCAGGCAATTTGCTTTTATTCCACGTATTATTCTTTATCAGGGCCTTCATTTCAATAAGCATGGCTTCACTCCATTTCTTATGCTTCATTGCCTCATCGGCTGTCTGTGGGATTTCTTCTTGTTCATATAGAGCTGCCTCAAACGCTCGAGCCATCTTAGTCAGATTTCCTTGCACAAAGTTTGCCACCCCATAACGGCTCTTCTTCCCTATCTTTTCGGGGGAATATCGTTTCGTTGGAATCCCCCTTGTACTTTTGAAAGGAAGCATATATTTTCCGGTGTCTTCGTCCACGGTGTTATCAACCTCTTGGGGTACTGTATCAACCGGATCAGTAATAACTATACTTTCAACAACATTCGGTTCAAGGATTACCTCGGATATCGTCGGA
The genomic region above belongs to Salvia hispanica cultivar TCC Black 2014 chromosome 3, UniMelb_Shisp_WGS_1.0, whole genome shotgun sequence and contains:
- the LOC125216274 gene encoding ABC transporter G family member 9-like isoform X1; this encodes MADLEAQNRHPQISPPIFARANIPLTLKFDEVVYKIRIQPAGGLFKKKTKSEKRVILNGVSGSVFPGEMLAMLGPSGSGKTTLLTALGGRLGGDLTGNITYNDRPFSNAMKRNIGFVTQDDVLYPNLTVTETLVYTALLRLPHSFTKAEKAEHAEAVIAHLGLTRCRNSIIGGPFLRGVSGGERKRVSIGQEMLINPSLLFLDEPTSGLDSTTAQKIVSTLWELANGARTVVMTIHQPSSRLFYMFHKVLLMSEGNPLYFGKGADVLTYFSSVGFSLSVAMNPADFLLDLANGWCNSLFFFLDLASVLESIAFFFVGVATADTNEDQEAVKQSLVKAYKTQLSKVVKMELAVDGSLHTSSNDRMLKGWSNTWLDQFSVLLRRGIKERKHQFFSTIKIVQVLIVAFLIGIYWWQSTINHLQDQVGLLFFISNFWGLYPLFQALFTIPKERMMLTKERTSGMYRLSSFFMALTIGDLPMELVLPTVFYAIVYWMAGLKPTAGAFFSGLFVILYNVLISQGLGLAIGAVVMDQQTATTFGSVIMLAFGLGSGFYVQHVPVFIAWVKYISINQYSLKLLLASQYKYDQTYDCGMNKTCLVRDFPSVKSVGISTSGTILSVGAMAVMLVFYRLVTYLALMRVGVTRN
- the LOC125216274 gene encoding ABC transporter G family member 9-like isoform X2, whose amino-acid sequence is MADLEAQNRHPQISPPIFARANIPLTLKFDEVVYKIRIQPAGGLFKKKTKSEKRVILNGVSGSVFPGEMLAMLGPSGSGKTTLLTALGGRLGGDLTGNITYNDRPFSNAMKRNIGFVTQDDVLYPNLTVTETLVYTALLRLPHSFTKAEKAEHAEAVIAHLGLTRCRNSIIGGPFLRGVSGGERKRVSIGQEMLINPSLLFLDEPTSGLDSTTAQKIVSTLWELANGARTVVMTIHQPSSRLFYMFHKVLLMSEGNPLYFGKGADVLTYFSSVGFSLSVAMNPADFLLDLANGVATADTNEDQEAVKQSLVKAYKTQLSKVVKMELAVDGSLHTSSNDRMLKGWSNTWLDQFSVLLRRGIKERKHQFFSTIKIVQVLIVAFLIGIYWWQSTINHLQDQVGLLFFISNFWGLYPLFQALFTIPKERMMLTKERTSGMYRLSSFFMALTIGDLPMELVLPTVFYAIVYWMAGLKPTAGAFFSGLFVILYNVLISQGLGLAIGAVVMDQQTATTFGSVIMLAFGLGSGFYVQHVPVFIAWVKYISINQYSLKLLLASQYKYDQTYDCGMNKTCLVRDFPSVKSVGISTSGTILSVGAMAVMLVFYRLVTYLALMRVGVTRN